The Crassostrea angulata isolate pt1a10 unplaced genomic scaffold, ASM2561291v2 HiC_scaffold_151, whole genome shotgun sequence genome includes the window TCTCGGTGTTTTGATTTAACACAAACTGTTTTGTGAGATAGCTTTGTTATTGTAGTGTATTGGATTTGTACCGATTGTTTCAAGCAGATTCAGTTTTATGCTAATTTCTCACCATTTTctgtttgtattattttcatcaaattttgacGATGACAATATGATgcatctcattttttaattctaaatctAACCGGTTGCAGATACTGTATGAGATTAAAGTGATGTCAGTCATACACAAACATGTAAATCTAACTTATTATGTGCACAATAACGCTCCATCATGCAGTGATTCGACGGCCCATCTTAGGACATGAATAATATTGATTTAGCAATAGTTTTAAATCTGGGTCATATGTTTTAAATGTTGGAGgaaataaaagtttaatatatgatcaataatatatatatatatggaatctttattgtaataataaaaatttttcaTGCAGaagttttataaaatgtattttaaagcaCAATCATACCAATTTCAAAGTATAAAATTACCCTTTCGTTAAAAAATTGATCCATTGATCGAAAAAGTTAGATTTCTATTCACATAAATAAAGGGATAATGTGtgtctttttgtttatttcgttTAGCGGTACGTAAGAAAGtagaaaatgtgcaaattttGTATACAGACGATCGGAAAGACAAACGAATAACAGAAACAGGAGGAAAAGCTCACTAGAATCATAAATTTGTGTAACGTCAGAGCAAATTAAAAGTACAAGAcgagtaaaatattttaagttgtCAAACAGAATTTTAGCGATCTTCAGAATATCATAAAAGAACACAatcagtattgtttttaaaatcacacAAATTTATCGGATTTTCTATCTTCATTCCAACTACTCTATTTAGGTACAATCAATTTGATAATAGCTAAATTTTCCGtcaatataaattttatcaCTACAAAGAAAACGTTATTTGTTTTTGGTAAACAATTTCGAGTTATCGAACATAGctgttgaaatgaaaaattagttttttaaagatttaattctaCATAGACAAGTGCGGCGCTGGTTAACAGATGTGCATTATGAGCAAAATCCAGCAGTTTTATTTCccattatgatttaaaaaatcacagAAACTTGAATAGTTGTAAGACAGAgttttatacataattatacaactTTTCCtcgatacaaaaaaaaatgtgcgaCCCTCGTATGCCTAAATCTAATAAGATCAGCAAAACTGCCGGTATGGGCGAGTTTTCTTCAAGTTGTTAATATTGTAAAAGTAAGACATTTGTTCTGAGAGAGACATGGTCTTTGGTTTATTAAACTCTGAATTTTCTTACGTCTATTAACAGAAACAGCACTAACTTATTCACTGcattgtaattaaaatgaaataatctaATCGTACCTCTTGTCCATTTCTTGTGTACCTTCTGAAAAAGCAAAAAACACGCAAAGACAAGAGTAAGCACGCCCACAACGATAATAGCAACGATGATCCATGTTGGAGTAATTGTGTCACGATAACCTGTGTCCTTTTCGAGCACTTGATGTGGGCAAGACGGGTCCAAGGCATAGCAGTGGTGCTCTGTGTTGATGTTTTGACAAGCAGGATCTAACAATAGGTAGAGCATTGATGAGTCATATACTAGTAACAAGCTTAATTCGAAGAAAAGATAGATGTAAATgggatgtaaataaattgtttttaatacttACGTTTGTAAAATTCATAACTCCAATGAAGCTCTTGTGGGCACCCAGACGAAAAGTTGAGACAGttgaattcttttaatgattgTCCATCAGTTTCGACACAATGgtctaaatataaaaaagtatttagtttgtaaaacattattttgtactGAACAGggttaatcttatttttttcgTTGATACAATTCCAGTAAttattcaaaagaaagaaatcaataTAAACTGTATACAAAGAGGAtctcattttatacaatactcTTACTTTTATTCGCATGtgagaaattttcgcgaggttagcgagagccttgtcgccgcgaataaaaattggtttacagtaagtGGAAATAGGTGcagactttaaaaaaagtaaacattttatttggacttttaaaaataccaaatattTCCAGGAATGCATGAtgtgttatttttatttgcCCGTGTGAAACATGCATTATATCAGAaaagttttttaatcttttttttttcaatgatggTGATTTGTGCAGCATAAATAGTATCCAAAACACCAACTCGATCCTAAAAAAATGTTCCGGACTTCAATATCAAAAACGGAAAAAAGAAAACTATacataataaatgaatattatacAAATGTAGACTGGGTtaagggcaacattgattatattaaccTCTGAGGGACGAAATATCggccgacgcgaagcggagggcaaatAGTCGTCCAAAGGGGGCTTATtgaatcaatgttgcccgaaaactcagtcaacatttgttttgttatatgaaggaACAAACCGAAAATCATGAAAGgatttgaaaacagatcgccgtaatttccTTGGCTGATATAGAATTCACGAATTTAATTTTGCGCAAAGTTCATCTCCAAAATATCGACGTCATCAATAgttcactggtgatattccacCGTCCGTAGGAAGTATGCTAAAGATGttttacctgattttacttcacaataATTCGCAATTCCATATCCCCGTTATGATAGCGAGCCGTCGCATTGCGTGTCCATTGTTTACTTGTCTTGACTAATTGCCAATTATGACGTccccttgttttggagtcgcgaagatatatttacgtcatcgtatacaaatcaacaaataagaggcgattatttgaaataaaggggatgttctctagatattagtCCAAGGCGGTcaaccataaaataaaattgaccggtcaatatttttcgagttatatagtgagaatatactactgaatataacaaaataagatTTTGCATCTTGACATATACACGTATAGCCTACAAACACAAAATCTAATGAATGCATCTTTCGGCTTGTTTGCTGTAGGAAACAAGCGTAAGGATGTACACGTATACTAAAAAAACTCTAAAAACATATCTATGCATATATTTCTTCAACAAGATTGAAATAatgtcgaaaaaaaaattgactgacTTTCAGTCTCAAATTTCTTACTTTTCTTATGAATACCCATAACTCCATCAAAGCAGAATTCCACCAATGACGTTTTATTAAAATTAGGAACACATATATATTGATTATTTCCATATATATCATTCATGCATTTAAGCCGTTTTGACGCAATTTCAATTTCAGCTGGATTTGTTGGACAGTTGTCGACAAAACTCATCCtgtgaataaaataattaaacttttttaagaaGAAATCACGTTACATTTATATAAGATACATTTTACTGGAAGAAACTCATTGTTTTGACACAGGAACAGAAACGAATATCTATAGAATAGATGCATATGTTTACACGTGCAGTGAACTATTATTGTTggttttcaaaatctttgtaGAAATCTTTAAAGgcgcaaaaaaaacccaacaacatCACAAAATTTCAGTTTGCAGAGAAGGGCTGATTTATATGTATCTATTGAATCGGTTTGTTCTTTCCGAGTAGTTCCAAaacgatatacatgtagatcaattgagaaataaaaaattcgGTCTCTTAGGTTATAAGTTCTCCATAGCAAACCTTTACAGTAAatacggttatagcgaacacgttGATAATGAATTGATAATGAATTAAcacttacagcgaagtgatctTATTCCCCGTGACATTATAACATATGAACTTGACGTGTATAACGAATAACGCTTTTAACGAGGCAAAATAGTCTGTCCGTGGTGTGACAATCACTGTTCATATCAAACGCACccgattttgttgttttacccATAGTTCTTTGAAACGGGCTTGGCCGACCCAAAAAATAGGCGCTAGGTTATACCTGACGGAGCTGTCAAGCGATTAATACGTGCTCAGTATTAGAAGGGAGTATCGTGGTAGAAGCCTGTGTGGCATGTTTTAGTCTCTCAGTTTCAGCATTTGACGCGGACACGGATAGCTGACCgtggtaagtatttatttagttttgtgtagtttatttgtaaatttttgcctttttattagtTTTACGCAGTTGTCCTATAAAATCACATTGGCCATTATTCACTGTAGATTTACGTGTGTGTTCACTGAGGTGTGACTTTAGCGAGAGTGTTTAAATAGAATTCGTCTTTTTCTAAAGTACAGTTTTTGATATTGCTGTATGAAGAAACAGTAATTTAAAGGGCTATTTTCTATGCGTAATTTtattaccgtcttccttggatTTTCAGGTCCAACTAGTTGAACGCAATACTCTATATCTACTGAAAttatttccttttctttcattattttatttttcatacaaaaagaCACATGATGGCATAAAAATGTTCCAAACGCCATGGTACGTAGAGGAAagtgacatttatataaaaaagaataaattgtCTTTGATAGCTAATTACTGTTTAGGGTTTGCCCttaagacggtaagctttttttaaaaagcttaactTGTTTTATAATCTATTGTTACTTTTTCCATTTAACTACTTGGGCGGAAGTGCGACACCGAAAGGTTCAGACGCCATATTGttaactgtaaacaaataacttagttaccatatacttagaatattttgagatgtttcctttaaaataaaactatttatacattatcatagtttgatactatcagtgagatacttatttctcgcattatcaccggtgtgagatcggtttgtccggtgtgagacagcagtgtgagatttttctgtcttacactgtgtattactacgccgttttaaaacataaacaaacgTTGTTTATTGTAGGGAAATGCAAAATGGTGCATTGAGATTATCTATTTAGTAATTGtgttgcttaattaattacaatttattatatttttaattaaaaaactgtcgtatgctctcattttgacttgcactatttgaagcacgcggaaggataaaccgaaagtaatctttttgaacgtcataacagaaagttgtcaaacatcatttttaaggtaatataatgcgagaaaaataatcattcattatatactggtgtgggatagtgaaattccacctcggggccaagattcacggtctaggactcggcaaagcctcgtcctagaccgtgaatcttgtcccctcggtggaatttcactatcccacactcgtaataatgaatgattctataaataatgtataatacaaaattattttaattatggtGTTATGGTATCACAAGTACATTATCATATTGTTGATGTTGAGGACGATGATGATTCTATGGTGATATCGACGTCGATGGTGATGTCGATGACGATATGATGGTGCTGTTGATGACGACATTGATGTTATGCATGTGGTGATGTCGacgacgacgatgatgatgacGGTCATGTCGAAaatgatgatggtcatgtcgatgatGATGAAGTAGATGATGTCGTTCATGGTGACGTCGGTGACGATGATGAAGTAGATGATTATGGTGATGACGATGATGTCTATTATGATTATGGTGTGGTAGATTATGATGacgatggtgatgatgatgattatgGTGACGTAACTATTTTAGTTGTGGTTGTCCGCAGTTGGTCCAGGACTACAGCCCCGGAGATTCGGACACTCGTCTAATATGATAGTTAAGATGTAAAGAGGTGTTTGttgaatcatatttttttggtcatttgtatatacatcatattttttatttagttgTGTGAAAGGTGTGTGAGTGTTTGTGTGGTTAAGTGTTTatatttccatcttttctttaaaattcttttattttttttggttaaatttttttgttaaatttaagatgtcttgttGTTTGGAGTACCCTCCGCTCATCCCGTTACACCTGGCATTTCAATTTATAATCGCGTTTTGTAGTGTAAGTTATCATGATGATCATTGACCATttcataatcatttttaaaagcgTGCCTTGTTTAGCGATACTAATGTTATGCGTTTTATTATGAATAAGTATCGGATTTGTGAGATTGCTTAAGTTTCCTTTTTAAAGACAAAACAATTTACAAGACTTggatataaaatatttctttaattctAAGAATGATATTAACtataacataaatatattataaaggATAACAGTTTGAACAATTTTGTTACAACGGGGCGCTGAGCACGCAAAAACTACGCGCTGGGACTCTGTGTTCTGATACAGGAGCTCATTAGACACGTATTGAACATTAGGTGAAAACTACGTTTACGTCATAGTCACTCAACGAGAGCACAGTCAGTCGCCCATGCGAACTTTATGGTAACACACATGCCAGGAAAGGTCGGTCGCTGTCAGGATGCCGTTACAGCATTGTCttgtaaaacaaataatgaaaaatgtacgttttgaaataaattgtacTTAAATTATAGAGCAGTGTGGTTTTCCGAGTAACAGCATGGAATGATAATAACAATTTAATGATAACATGGTAGAGTTTATTTATATGCAATTCAATATATCGTTCAATCACTTTGGTTTCTTGTcttaaaactatatattttttctgtaattcaaatttttcattgttattaAACATAGAAAACACCTAAAAACTTATTATCGTTGCAAACCAGACAACGACGTCGAAGGTATTGCATAAACTCTCAACCTCGTATGAATGCTTTTAAGTggtatttgtttattaataaatacatacgGATAAATGTTAAGTAATTATAGGTTGCATATTGCAATGCTTACTTTACATAACGGTTTGTATGAACTAATTGTGCTTTAGGAGgttagtagtacatgtatatgccatCGAATAAGAGggaacattattttgttttttttcctccTGCATACAAATATTCACAAATATATATGCAGTAAACATTTGGTGATTAAACACATCTAGTTAACTTGCTATATGCAAAGCCTAAGGTAACATAAAACTACCATGCAAACgaatgaaattcatttttaaatctaCAAAGGTTCTAATATTTCAATCAACTTTCGTTTTGAAAAGTACAGAAAAATGGATCCTTCCGCTCCATACAACAGCTATATTTTTGgatatataattcatatttacctTCTACCTTTCACTAAAGTCAATGCAAATAATCCCGCTATCAAAAAATCAAGGAAAGCTGTTGCACTAATCATTTTGGAATGACAGATTCACAAACCGGAAGAAGGCTATCGATCGAGACGTGGCGTTCGTTGTAATTAAATACCaaaagttttgttaaaaaatatcgAGCGGATCCGTTTAAATGAGGAGCATTTATTTATGGGTCGACTTGCAGAACTTGAACAGCCTAGCGTGAAGCTTGAGGGGTCGGTAATTTATATactaaaattatcaaaacatgaATTTGTTAACTTCATAATTAACTTAACTGaaattgatatcaatttttggataattattttttttttaattcgaactagattttgacccgtgcgtgcactattaatttcactacactctgctgtgtaagaataatcttactgtgtctcgggacaggccttcaccacagttaagaTGCTCCAATATACCCGTAATATATACAGCAGAACATTgtagaatcgctccgaaacgattttagagaaagttaatgaagttgcattgaaaaaaccagtcaaattattcataacaaaccattttgtggccataaatacctttcatctaaaaatttaattcataatatcGAAGTATGTAACATTTTTTCACCAACATCTTTTACTCGCTTCACATTAAcacatgttgacattcggaactctcgtgattttacaaagtaaatgcactgtgttagagatatctcccgtattttcgttgatgaacagaatatatagccgaatgaaaatttacatgcatttgtattatcgtttttgagtttatccatgcaaatgtgatattatggaaacataaactaaagagcctcatgagatttagcgtgaatgtaacgCGCAtacgcaagattgtaaaatccccaaaatccagatgatttccacaattttttgaggaatttttattgattattaaataGTGAAGCTTGattggaaaaaaaacaacaaaacaaattggaaatcttcaagtaccagtgatgatataaatatataaaacaaacgacagtactcttccgatttatcagatttatttaaattttaaagaaaaaatgaaaaatattatgtgatgaatgattattgtttaaaatcCGCTTCTTGTCTATGTATTCCATTTCTGATAAACTTGCCTGGATTTTTTTGCAAGCTGTTTATATAGCATGTTGACGTCGACGTAACTATTTGACGTCATACTCGGAGATCGGAGTTGATCGACGCATACCGAACTCTACGTCATAATAGCTTATGATTAACGGAAAGGGGTGTGATACAACATCTAAAGATTGATGGAAAGGGGTGTGAGATATAGCAccgccggtgtaatgaagaataatgacccccttaaaataatgaccgggggtcatctttgtacgtagaataatgaccccccggtcattattctacgcagaaaagtGACCCCCCGGTCgttattctacgtagaataatgacccctttgcctgaagaataagtgtcattttcataaaaatgagcacactccacacgaagaaaagtgacccctgtagaataatgacccccttgtagattaaagtttttcagtatatttttttattatttgtgaaatagtctttacagtattgtaatttttctaatcttagaaaataaaaatccttccgttataacaagatattgatgtaTTGCATCGGAGTAtcatggttgtcatcttaacaattacattttattatatatatagtgttccgatagggccacttcgacctaagttgcaagggcgatagtgcgaaggcgaaggagcaaaagtgcgaagatgcgacgacgtAGCGCGAtgatgtgatgcctaaagtgcaAAGGCGAAGGAGCAATACTACTATCCCTCCTTCTCAACtttgcactctggccttcgaatcttcgcactttcgccttttttgattgaattcagcaagtctcggtcgattacatagaatttaatacaggcaccgtactcgccaaggttttccgattaatccatgctattattggtacgcatgcgctaggccatcgcgcttactatgaatgtttataaatattttaatgtgaacatgtaacatgtatgtttaccagtgctggctatgcttaatcattatatactccacaaaaaatgtaatgtccgccataatgtatacactcatgtcacttaccagccgtctgtttactgtgaaccaaacacagtaacattctaatttcattatgcgacactccttgctcatgcatggatctagagggggagagggggtccgccccccggaaaattcaatattaataagtTTGCGCAGTAAAACGGGAGAGGAAGTCCGGACCCTATCCTCctggaaaatttaattttatttaatttataaaaaaaatccaaaatatgcctcggaaccctttaaacgatggagagctccgcaattataaaacataggttatcacagattacaaagctcaccaagAGGATGTATCACGTTTATGAGGCAttacctttatgagaccacctttatcatacattgtattatatgaaaaccatcctttatgatcttggatattcatggattctgttttgacacaatatcgtatatcatttgttaaaaaattgtatggtaatcatatgttcatatgttaatcaatacaataatataaaattaaaattgcatcctatcatacttacaatatatatcatatgaaaccataaaataccgtaaaaaattgtgagatatgatattatgatgttatacattataattgtatttgatcaaatattagaacatcataaaacataatacaatatagtattatatgaaacaatatcatatcataatattatatcgtaacattgaaacatatgatattagaTTGTATAATTaggcattaaatcattattttttgaaagatgtggtctcataactgcaacggtgtgtgcatacaaattgtataa containing:
- the LOC128169587 gene encoding uncharacterized protein LOC128169587; protein product: MISATAFLDFLIAGLFALTLVEGRRMSFVDNCPTNPAEIEIASKRLKCMNDIYGNNQYICVPNFNKTSLVEFCFDGVMGIHKKNHCVETDGQSLKEFNCLNFSSGCPQELHWSYEFYKHPACQNINTEHHCYALDPSCPHQVLEKDTGYRDTITPTWIIVAIIVVGVLTLVFACFLLFQKVHKKWTRDR